The genomic DNA GTACTCACCTAACATATAGCGGAAACGAGCAGAATCAAGTGTTGTACCAGAACCAATTACGCGTTCTTTCGGTAAACCAGATTCTTTCCAAGTTACGTAAGTTAAAATATCGACAGGGTTAGTTGCGATTAAGAAAATACCATCAAATCCGCTATCCATAATGCTACGAACGATTTGTTTGAAGATTTTCGCGTTTTTCTCAACTAAATCTAAACGTGTTTCGCCTGGTTTTTGTGGTAATCCAGCCGTAATGACTACAAGATCAGCATCTTTACAATCTTCGTAGCTGCCTTTCCATACTCTAGTTGGAGCTGGAGCAAATGGAACTGCATGACTTAAATCCATTGCTTCTCCTTCAGCTTTTGCCTCGTTTACATCAACTAAAACAAATTCTTCAGCTACAGCTTGGTTAATCATGCAGTAAGCATAACTACATCCAACTGCTCCTGTTCCTACTAATACAACACGGTTAATACCTTTTTTCATTTCAAAATTCCTCGCAATTTCATTGATTTTATTATGTAAGATAATACGTCTTACTTCTATAGATTCATATCTAGTTTATTACATTTTATAAAAGATATTCAAGTATTTGAAAATGTATCCGTGCAATTTCTTGCATAAAACATAGGAAGTAAGTTAACCGAATATAATGCAATAAAATCCTTTATTGAAGGGGAAAAGGCCATGATGCAGCCATTAACGATGGAAAGAATGCTTCATATTATTAATGTGGGGCTCGTTAAAACGAAGAATCCAAAGCAGATTATTATTGTTGGTGCAGGAATTTCAGGATTAGTTGCAGCATCGTTATTGAAAGAAGCAGGGCATAAAGTAACAATTTTAGAAGCGAATAATCGAATAGGCGGAAGAATATATACGATCCGTGAACCGTTTAGCAGAGGTTTATATTTTAATGCAGGACCAATGCGAATTCCTGATACACACAAGTTAACTTTAGCTTACATTCGTAAATTCAAATTACCGTTAAATCTTTTTATAAATAAAACCGCTTCAGATATTATTTATACGAATAATATTAAAACGAGATTAAGCATATTCGAAAAAAATCCAAGTATACTTGGATATCCTATTTTAGAGAGCGAAAAAGGTAAAACGGCAGAAGAGTTAATGTTAGAGGTATTAGAACCGATTCTAAATTATATTAAGAAAGATCCTAATAAGAATTGGAGTATTGTTGAGAAAAAGTATAAAGCATATTCGCTCGGCACATTTTTAACTGAATATTATTCAGACGGTGCAATAGATATGATTGGTGTACTTCTTGATATGGAAGCGTATATGGGAATGTCTTTAATTGAAGTATTACGTGAAATGATCTTTTTTACTTCAACTACAAAATATTATGAGATTATGGGTGGAATGGATGCATTACCCAATTCATTTTTGCCACAGCTAAAGGATAATATTTTTATGTCATATAAAGTAGAGAAAATTATACAAGAAGATAATAAAGTAATGTTACAAGGAAATCGTGAGCAAACGTTAGAGCGATTTACTATAACAAGTGATATTGCTATTATCACAATTCCATTTTCAGCGTTACGATTTGTAGAAGTTCGGCCGTATCATTTATTCTCTTATTATAAAAGACGAGCAATTCGTGAATTAAATTATATTGCTGCAACGAAAATTGCGATAGAGTTTAAAAGTAGATTTTGGGAGAAAGCGGGACAGTGTGGCGGTAAATCTATTACAGATTTACCTATACGGTTTACATATTATCCGAGTTATGGCATTCATACACCAGGGGCAGCTACCGTTTTAGCGAGTTATACGTGGGCAGATGAGGCGTTAACATGGGATAGTTTACCGAATAGTGAACGCATTCGTTATGCATTAAAAAATTTAGCGGAAATATACGGTGACATCGTTTATAGTGAGTTTGTTACAGGGGCATCTTTTAGCTGGAGTCAAAATCCGTATTCTTGCGGCGCATTTACAGCTTTCGAACCGGGCCAAGAACTCGAGTTATTTCCGTATATTACACCACCATCTGGGAAAGTGCATTTTGCCGGAGAGCATACGACATTAACACATGGGTGGATGCAAGGAGCAATAGAGTCTGGAATTCGAGTTGCATATGAAGTAAATGAACAGTGAAGATATATTTACAAATCACCACTCTTTTAATAAAATAATAAATATAAATCGTAATTATTACGCTTTGAATACGTTTTGAAATAAAGAAATGGATGGTTGATCAAATGAATAAAGTAGAAATTCATATATTAGGTGGCTTTTTAGGTAGTGGAAAATCAACATTATTACAAAATTTATTGTTAGCGGAGAAAAAGAAGAATAGAAAAGTTGCAGTGTTGATGAATGAGATTGGTGAGTACTCAGTAGATACAGATATTATTGGAAAAGAGAATGTTTTAAGGGAGCTTCTTAAAGGGTGTATTTGTTGTACGCTAAAAGAAGAGCTTGAAATACAATTACATTCGTTATATCAGCAAGAAAGACCAGATGTCATTTATATAGAAACGACAGGTGTTGCGCATCCAATTGAAGTGTTAGATGCATGTGTATCACCAATTTTAGCACCTTTCCTAGAAGTGAAATCAATAGTAGTCGTTTTAGATGCAGTAAGGTGGTTAAATCGAAGTGTATTAAGTGCAAACGTTCAGCAATTATTACATGAGCAATTGAAGTTTGGTAGCCATATTTTAATTAATAAATCAGATTTACTAACATTTGCGGATAAGAACAAAGTAATTGAAGAAGTGAAAGCAATAAATAATCATGCGAAATTGTTTGAAACAAAGTATTGTAATATATCTTTAGAGGATATAGAAGAAGTTGAATTTACGAATGATGGGGAACATGAGACACTACATGTAAAACAGCATTTACATATACAAACGATGACATATCAATTTACGAAATCAATTGATCAAGATAAATTATACGAATGGCTTTCGAATTTACCAGATAGTATTTATCGTGTGAAAGGTTTTGTGAAATTTCATGGGGACAAATATCCTCACTTATTCCAATACTCGTTCGGGGTACCGACTTTACTGGAACAAGACTTCGGTTTCCCAACGAACCTGGTAGTAATAGGGGAAGGGCTAGATAAGAAACAATTGGCTGAAGGGTTAGAGAAAGTGGAACTTAATTCTAATTAAGATTAAAGGAGCTGCCCCACAAGTCGGTGAAACCGACTTGTGGGGCAGCCTTTTTATTTCTTATGAGTAACCATTTAGCTACTTGTATTCATATTAAATAGTCACTCTTTTAGTATTTTCGTTTTCCAAGATAAACATTTACACTAGTACTAGAGTCTCTTCTAAATTCAATTTTGCGACCATCTAATTTTATTGTTCGAGAGCTTGCAGTAGGATTTTTAATTAAACTATACAGATAATCTGCTTTAGTTGGTAGTAGTGCATTTAGAATTTTTTTTACCGGCTCGTTTAATACAGGGTCATCACTATGAATAGACATTCTATATGCGCTGTCATCATAGGGAGAAAAATTAAAATACATAATGCCATCATATGTTTTACCAGTTTTAGTGAATACATAATTATAATCGGTTTTTAAAAATCCAGAATCAATCAGTATATTCTCAATTTCTTTATACGTATCCTCATCTTTCGCAGGAATAGGATCAGGAACAAAGTTAGTTTTTACAAAAATTGCATTATACATAAACGTTGCAAATTGTTCTCTTGTTACATTCATTTCTCCGCCATATCGATAGTTTCCAATTCCTTTTGTAATGCCATTACTATACAATGAACGAACAGAGTCTGTTGCCCAAAAATTATTTGGAACATCATAGAAAAGGTCATCTGTTTTTACAGGTAAATGAAAAGCTTTTTGTAAAATAACAGCCATTT from Bacillus basilensis includes the following:
- a CDS encoding L-lactate dehydrogenase, with the protein product MKKGINRVVLVGTGAVGCSYAYCMINQAVAEEFVLVDVNEAKAEGEAMDLSHAVPFAPAPTRVWKGSYEDCKDADLVVITAGLPQKPGETRLDLVEKNAKIFKQIVRSIMDSGFDGIFLIATNPVDILTYVTWKESGLPKERVIGSGTTLDSARFRYMLGEYFNIGPHNIHAYIIGEHGDTELPVWSHVSVGIQKLQTLLDKDNTYTQEDLGKIFINVRDAAYHIIERKGATYYGIGMSLLRVTKAILNDENSVLTVSAYLEGQYGQKDVYIGVPAVLNRGGVREILEVELSEEEELKFDHSVQVLKETMAPVL
- a CDS encoding flavin monoamine oxidase family protein, with product MMQPLTMERMLHIINVGLVKTKNPKQIIIVGAGISGLVAASLLKEAGHKVTILEANNRIGGRIYTIREPFSRGLYFNAGPMRIPDTHKLTLAYIRKFKLPLNLFINKTASDIIYTNNIKTRLSIFEKNPSILGYPILESEKGKTAEELMLEVLEPILNYIKKDPNKNWSIVEKKYKAYSLGTFLTEYYSDGAIDMIGVLLDMEAYMGMSLIEVLREMIFFTSTTKYYEIMGGMDALPNSFLPQLKDNIFMSYKVEKIIQEDNKVMLQGNREQTLERFTITSDIAIITIPFSALRFVEVRPYHLFSYYKRRAIRELNYIAATKIAIEFKSRFWEKAGQCGGKSITDLPIRFTYYPSYGIHTPGAATVLASYTWADEALTWDSLPNSERIRYALKNLAEIYGDIVYSEFVTGASFSWSQNPYSCGAFTAFEPGQELELFPYITPPSGKVHFAGEHTTLTHGWMQGAIESGIRVAYEVNEQ
- a CDS encoding GTP-binding protein translates to MNKVEIHILGGFLGSGKSTLLQNLLLAEKKKNRKVAVLMNEIGEYSVDTDIIGKENVLRELLKGCICCTLKEELEIQLHSLYQQERPDVIYIETTGVAHPIEVLDACVSPILAPFLEVKSIVVVLDAVRWLNRSVLSANVQQLLHEQLKFGSHILINKSDLLTFADKNKVIEEVKAINNHAKLFETKYCNISLEDIEEVEFTNDGEHETLHVKQHLHIQTMTYQFTKSIDQDKLYEWLSNLPDSIYRVKGFVKFHGDKYPHLFQYSFGVPTLLEQDFGFPTNLVVIGEGLDKKQLAEGLEKVELNSN
- a CDS encoding S-layer homology domain-containing protein, with amino-acid sequence MNFKHVLATGLVTATLFGATNAHAQTEHFIDVPKDHWSKDSINYLTEQKVISGYGNGKFGFGDNVTRGQVAAIITRYLKLENTGSTSKHFSDIHGHMFENSIKAVAQKGLMTGDSSSDKFRPDDTLTRYEMAVILQKAFHLPVKTDDLFYDVPNNFWATDSVRSLYSNGITKGIGNYRYGGEMNVTREQFATFMYNAIFVKTNFVPDPIPAKDEDTYKEIENILIDSGFLKTDYNYVFTKTGKTYDGIMYFNFSPYDDSAYRMSIHSDDPVLNEPVKKILNALLPTKADYLYSLIKNPTASSRTIKLDGRKIEFRRDSSTSVNVYLGKRKY